In Anopheles gambiae chromosome 2, idAnoGambNW_F1_1, whole genome shotgun sequence, a single window of DNA contains:
- the LOC1281662 gene encoding pre-mRNA 3'-end-processing factor FIP1 — protein sequence MADEGNEDSWLYGNSGQDGLASDSAATADADPAVSGKNNNALWDEQEDSQTATGDAGGLDADGKRRGSNDLGSGAPDGANGHSTREQQCDDNAMDSSDLRQPDGAELDEGQDDSHLMDDDRTESALREEERASKREEAEKGEDGEIAGDGEKAGEKSKADTADGKDKADEGAKDKGGLSDMESDIDSDEDDDINVVIGDIKSGPSYNIIKQRGPIMPNQQAANAAGVTDKTKQPAGKFSMEEFESVGMINGVPAHEFSIDSLDEKPWRKPGADITDYFNYGFNEETWRSYCERQKRMRQHESGVGMAGLTINNPQAAPPMGMMRDMRRSGGPMGGGPMGGPRKMNGPIEVIGGGPGGPMGGGGPMGGGGDRGDRRQRDDGMGMSSQPKENVIQVMTADRREYSRTVVGNKYDPPMGGGPPGFGGGPPDFYHQEPDYGDYYDPMQESQWGNDNGNWQPSGIKTLTPLPPMMHPNMGGMGGQQQHMDMMGGGGGGGGGGGGGGERMVMPPPQQMQQGMGGGPGMGQGGGGRLHPPGMGPGGPRGGDMRNPNDRKRGDPRERDRDREPPRRDRERDRGRDREREHDRDRDRDRERKERERAGDHRSERESGLVAPKEEMVVDPILGPVAVVPPGPPQTAGSSSSSSRDDKDKRSAKPDRHKERSSHRERSRSRERSKSRRSDRSREREQRERHSRDKKKSHRKDKEDGE from the exons ATGGCGGACGAAGGGAACGAGGACAGCTGGTTGTACGGCAATTCGGGGCAGGATGGGCTGGCGAGCGACTCGGCCGCAACTGCCGACGCTGATCCGGCTGTGAgcggcaaaaacaacaacgcgcTGTGGGACGAACAGGAAGACTCGCAAACCGCAACCGGAGACGCCGGCGGCCTCGATGCGGATGGCAAACGGCGCGGTTCAAACGATCTCGGCAGTGGAGCACCGGACGGCGCGAATGGACACTCGACGCGGGAGCAGCAGTGCGACGACAATGCGATGGATTCGAGCGATCTGCGTCAGCCGGACGGGGCGGAACTGGACGAGGGACAGGACGATTCGCACCTGATGGATGACGATCGAACGGAAAGTGCGCTGCGGGAGGAAGAAAGAGCGTCGAAGCGCGAGGAAGCGGAAAAGGGTGAAGACGGTGAGATAGCTGGCGATGGCGAGAAGGCGGGAGAGAAGAGCAAAGCGGATACGGCCGATGGAAAGGATAAGGCGGACGAGGGCGCGAAGGACAAGGGCGGCTTGAGCGACATGGAAAGCGATATCGACAGTGACGAGGATGACGACATTAACGTGGTGATTGGAGACATCAAGTCGGGTCCGAGCTACAACATCATTAAACAGCGCGGCCCGATCATGCCCAACCAGCAGGCTGCCAATGCGGCCGGTGTGACGGACAAAACGAAGCAACCGGCAGGGAAGTTTAGCATGGAAGAGTTTGAGAGCGTGGGCATGATCAATGGTGTGCCGGCGCACGAGTTCAGCATCGATTCGCTGGACGAGAAGCCGTGGCGCAAGCCGGGTGCCGACATTACGGACTACTTCAACTACGGCTTCAACGAGGAAACGTGGCGATCGTACTGCGAGCGGCAGAAGCGCATGCGACAGCACGAGAGCGGCGTCGGCATGGCGGGACTCACGATAAACAACCCACAGGCGGCACCGCCCATGGGCATGATGCGGGACATGCGACGGTCGGGCGGTCCGATGGGCGGTGGCCCGATGGGAGGCCCGCGCAAGATGAACGGCCCGATCGAGGTGATCGGTGGCGGGCCCGGCGGACCGATGGGCGGTGGCGGCCCAATGGGTGGCGGTGGCGACCGGGGCGACAGAAGACAGCGCGACGACGGTATGGGCATGTCGAGCCAGCCGAAGGAGAACGTCATTCAGGTGATGACGGCCGATCGGCGGGAGTACAGCCGGACGGTGGTTGGAAACAAGTACGATCCACCGATGGGTGGTGGGCCGCCTGGGTTCGGTGGCGGACCGCCGGACTTTTACCACCAGGAACCGGATTACGGGGACTACTACGATCCGATGCAGGAATCGCAGTGGGGCAACGACAATGGCAATTGGCAACCGTCCGGCATTAAAACGCTCACACCCTTGCCGCCGATGATGCACCCGAACATGGGTGGCATGGGTGGCCAGCAACAGCACATGGACATGATGGGTggcggaggcggcggcggtggtggtggtggaggtggcggCGAGCGGATGGTAATGCCCCCGCCTCAGCAGATGCAGCAGGGCATGGGCGGTGGTCCGGGTATGGGTCAAGGTGGCGGTGGCCGGCTGCACCCGCCCGGCATGGGTCCGGGAGGACCACGCGGTGGTGACATGCGCAATCCCAACGATCGCAAGCGTGGCGATCCGCGCGAACGCGACCGTGATCGAGAACCGCCGCGCAGAGATCGGGAACGGGATCGTGGACGGGATCGGGAGCGTGAGCACGACCGGGACCGTGACCGGGATCGTGAGCGAAAGGAACGTGAAAGGGCGGGCGATCATCGATCCGAACGAGAGTCTGGGCTCGTCGCGCCAAAGGAAGAGATGGTGGTGGATCCAATTCTTGGGCCCGTTGCAGTGGTTCCGCCTGGACCACCGCAGACGGCCGGTTCCTCATCGTCCTCATCGCGCGACGACAAAGACAAACGTTCCGCCAAACCGGATCGTCACAAGGAACGCAGCAG CCACCGTGAGCGATCCCGCAGCCGCGAACGATCCAAATCGAGACGGTCCGACCGGAGCAGGGAGCGGGAGCAGCGAGAGCGACACAGTCGCGATAAGAAAAAATCCCACCGGAAGGACAAAGAGGACGGAGAATGA